CGCGGGACGCCGATTGCTGGATGAAACCGCGCAGCCACAGCGGCAGGGTGTGTTCCGCGGAATTCTGCAGGATGACAAGGGCAACGGTGAATTCGTTCCAAGCCTGCAAGAATGCGTAGACCCCCGATGCGATCAGGCCGGGAGCGAGCAGCGGGAACGTGATCCGCAAGAATGCCTGGGTGCGGCTCAGCCCGTCGACCATGGCCGCCTCTTCGAGTTCGACGGGCACCCCGGCGACGAATCCACGCAGCATCCAGATAGTAAATGGCGTAACGGCGGCGATGTAGATGATGCTGACGCCCACCAGCGAACTGAGCCCCAGGGTCCCCATGAGCTTGTATTGGGCGATGAACATGCCTTCGGCGGGCAGCATCTGGATGAACAATACCGAGAGCACAAATCCGCGCCGGCCCCGAAAACGAAAGCGGCTGATCGCCAGCGCCGCGAGGAAAGCGAACAGCAGGCAGAACACCACGGTCGCCCCGGCGACGATCAGGCTCATCCCCAGCGCGCGCAGGAACGAGCCGTCGGCGATAACGGCCCGGAAATTATCCAGCGAGCCACCGAACGGCAGGAACGTTGGCGTTGTTTTTTCCAGCACCACGCCGGGAAGGAAAGCCGAATTGAGCATCCAGTAGACGGGGAACGCCCACAGCACGGCGACGATGACGGCGCCGATGCTGGCCGCGATCTTTCCGTTGCGTCGCGGGCCGGCGCCGCGGCCCGCCGCCTGCGGTGAGGGTGCGTTGTTGGCGGTCATGGTGCCTCGTCCTCCTTGATGAGGTTGCGGACGTACGCCCAGCTGAGCGCGATGGTGAGCAGAAGTACAAAGATGGACATGGCGCTAGCCATGGCGAAGTCGGACGATCCGACCCCGAGTTGGTAGATGTATGTGCCAAGGACGTCGGTCTGGCTCGCGAGCGAGCCGCGGTCCTGGAGCATCTTGATCTGCGTGAAGACCCGCAGATCCCAGATGACCTGGAGCAGCATGACGATCCCCAGGACGGGTTTGATCATGGGAACGATGATGAGGCGCAGGCGCTGGAAGCGGCTGGCCCCGTCCATTTCCGCGGCCTCTAGGACTTCGCCGGGGACTTGCGTCAGCCCCGCATATATCGAGAATGCAGCGAACGGAACGCTCATCCACACCACGATGATCATCGCGACGGCGAAGAAGGACCACGGGTTTTCCAGCCAGTTGTGGCCGTAAAAGTCGAAGCCCAGCTTCTCGAATATCCAGTTGGCCAGGCCGCGGCGCCAGTCGAAGAACCAGTTCCAAATGGTCATTGCCGCGACCACCGGTGTGGCCCAGGCCAGCAGCAGGGCGACCTGGAGGGTGATCCTGGCGCCGCGCGAGGCGGCGTTCATGACGAGGGCTACGGCGATGCCGATCGCCATGGTGACGGCGGCGGTCACGAGGCAAAACGCGACCGAACGGGCGACGACGGCCCACGTCGTGGGGTTGGTGAAGAGCTGGACGTAGTTGTCGAACCACACGAACTCCGGCGGTTTGCCGAACTGCTGCGCCAACCCGAATTTCTGCATCGCGGTCTTGAACTGCCAAACGATGGGGTAGCCCATGGCCAGCAGCACGATGGCGGTGGCCGGAAGCAGGAGCAGGTACGGCGTTAACCTCTTTGTTCGCCGCCGCGCACGCGGTGAGGTAGGCATGGCTGTCTCGATTCATTGGGGGGTGGTGGTCCCGCGCGGGGCGCGGGACCACCTGGACGGGCGACGGCCCGTCGCGGATACTACTTCTGGTTGAGCAGGGCGTTGAGCTTGGTGTTGGTGTCCTGCGCCAACTGGGTGAGATCCTGCGAATCGCGGATCTGGGCGAAGAATTCTTCCATGATGTTTTGCGATTCGATCGCGGCCCAACCCGGGGCGGCCGGGGTGAGCTTCGCGTTGCTGGCGGATTCGACCAGGGCTTTGGCGAACTGATCGTCGCCGAGCGATGACGTGTAATCGGAGTTGGCGGGGCCAAGGCCATTCTTGCCGAGCATGTTTTGGTATTCCGCGGAGAAGATGATCCGCATCAGTTCCTTGGCCAATTCAGGTTCCTTGGACGTGGCCGAAATGCCGATGTTCGACCCGCCGGCGAATACGGGCGCGGGGTTGCCGTCCGTGCCCGGCAACACGAAGGTTCCGAAGGTGTCATCGTTCCACTCACGGGCGGCCTTGCCGTCCTTGTCCGTGGTCAGGTCGCCGATCGACCAGTGGGCCCAGCCCGGGGCCATAATCGTCGCTGCGGAGAGCGAGAGCTTGTCGGTTACCTTGCCGTTCTCGTCCGTGACCGAGTCGGAATCGTTGAGGTACTGGTACTGGTTGGCGTCCTTGGCGTCGTTCGG
This is a stretch of genomic DNA from Rarobacter incanus. It encodes these proteins:
- a CDS encoding carbohydrate ABC transporter permease, with the translated sequence MPTSPRARRRTKRLTPYLLLLPATAIVLLAMGYPIVWQFKTAMQKFGLAQQFGKPPEFVWFDNYVQLFTNPTTWAVVARSVAFCLVTAAVTMAIGIAVALVMNAASRGARITLQVALLLAWATPVVAAMTIWNWFFDWRRGLANWIFEKLGFDFYGHNWLENPWSFFAVAMIIVVWMSVPFAAFSIYAGLTQVPGEVLEAAEMDGASRFQRLRLIIVPMIKPVLGIVMLLQVIWDLRVFTQIKMLQDRGSLASQTDVLGTYIYQLGVGSSDFAMASAMSIFVLLLTIALSWAYVRNLIKEDEAP
- a CDS encoding carbohydrate ABC transporter permease, with amino-acid sequence MTANNAPSPQAAGRGAGPRRNGKIAASIGAVIVAVLWAFPVYWMLNSAFLPGVVLEKTTPTFLPFGGSLDNFRAVIADGSFLRALGMSLIVAGATVVFCLLFAFLAALAISRFRFRGRRGFVLSVLFIQMLPAEGMFIAQYKLMGTLGLSSLVGVSIIYIAAVTPFTIWMLRGFVAGVPVELEEAAMVDGLSRTQAFLRITFPLLAPGLIASGVYAFLQAWNEFTVALVILQNSAEHTLPLWLRGFIQQSASRAIDWGQVMAASTLVAIPVIIFFVLVQGRMTSGLVSGAVKG